In Luteitalea sp., one DNA window encodes the following:
- a CDS encoding DUF3500 domain-containing protein, which yields MRTLQRGRHGPTSTNPAGNVVVRAADHGRRLGAGVATRKWSNTHRYARQGVSFNEMSDEQRARAFGLLEAGLSAKGLEKSRNIMRLNETIAEMTKRFDEYGEGLYNLTVMGEPSATAPWGWQLDGHHLIINYFVLRDQVVMTPTFMGSEPVRADAGKYAGTVVLQDEQNKGLAFMQALTPEQQKKATLEPEKTENNAQAQAFQDNLVLDYAGVRASELNDVQRKLFVDLIGEYVGNIAEGHAKVRMEEVLKHLDNTHFAWIGASSADAVFYYRIHSPVMLIEFDHQTPVALPGPKVPGRIHVHSIVRTPNGNDYGKDLLRQHYEQHKNDPAHGHAR from the coding sequence ATACGGACACTACAGCGAGGTCGTCATGGACCGACATCAACGAATCCGGCTGGCAATGTGGTTGTCCGCGCTGCCGATCATGGCCGCCGTCTCGGCGCTGGGGTCGCCACAAGGAAGTGGAGCAACACGCACCGCTACGCGCGGCAGGGCGTGAGCTTCAACGAAATGTCGGACGAGCAGCGTGCGAGAGCATTCGGTCTGCTCGAGGCCGGTCTCAGCGCGAAAGGGCTCGAGAAGTCGCGCAACATCATGCGGCTGAACGAGACCATCGCCGAGATGACGAAGCGTTTCGACGAGTATGGCGAAGGGCTCTACAACCTGACGGTCATGGGCGAGCCGTCCGCCACTGCGCCGTGGGGCTGGCAGCTCGACGGCCATCATCTGATCATCAACTACTTCGTCCTGCGGGATCAGGTCGTGATGACGCCCACCTTCATGGGCTCGGAGCCCGTTCGCGCCGATGCCGGGAAGTACGCGGGCACCGTCGTGTTGCAGGACGAGCAGAACAAGGGACTCGCGTTCATGCAGGCGCTCACCCCCGAGCAGCAGAAGAAGGCGACGCTGGAGCCGGAGAAGACGGAGAACAACGCGCAGGCGCAGGCGTTTCAGGACAACCTGGTGCTCGATTACGCGGGCGTGCGCGCCTCCGAGCTCAACGACGTACAGCGAAAGCTGTTCGTCGATCTGATTGGCGAGTATGTGGGCAACATCGCCGAAGGCCACGCGAAAGTCCGCATGGAGGAAGTGCTGAAGCACCTCGATAACACGCATTTCGCGTGGATCGGCGCCTCGTCGGCGGACGCCGTGTTCTACTACCGGATCCACAGTCCGGTGATGCTGATCGAGTTCGATCACCAGACGCCCGTGGCTCTGCCCGGTCCCAAGGTCCCCGGCCGGATCCACGTCCATTCCATCGTCAGAACGCCGAACGGGAACGACTACGGGAAGGATCTGCTGCGCCAGCATTACGAGCAGCACAAGAACGATCCGGCGCACGGCCACGCGCGATAA
- a CDS encoding TonB-dependent receptor plug domain-containing protein, with translation MTCRLSSIVPRVSRVRPQRIIGLIVLVLLVAVYMLPAHAQTRTSGAVLEGTVVAATSGEPLEGVRLLIVGGRHQVLTDQGGRYRITGLPPGAVTVTVRRTGYLPVRETLETPAGGTVNRSFELEEEPSLIEEVTVTATRETEEIRDLPMSIGIVSREETQRIRATDPAQVLNRVAGAHIVPFEDMATHNAVRQPLCCRATLLVSEDGVPLSSPSFYRHSVINWVDLVHAERVEVLKGPGTAIYGSDAVSGVINVITVDPPVSPSGDASGELGPYGYRRATVGAGGTFGGHGLRVDAAFARSDGRRENPMERQDISLRWTTALQDRAHFRTSLAFGNVNGIGNDDQTPEEFFSRSTFNPYPIAKNDATVARASTTYRQAAGSTSWSIAPFARWMDTPLIPAFTLATNPVVRETELSSGGVLAQVRHALPKLRTVWTTGIDIDYTAGRRREPRITPVVESDGQGREIWSDFAVDVEEPRYDYRWTYAGSALYTQLDILPTERLRLNAGVRFDRARYSYTNRLPVVTTGSFRRPPDSDRRYSRLTPKLGLTYRLSEQVTLFGAHRHGFRVPLEDQLFKQGASENTLDLEPIDVVSSELGVRARVMQRLQVEATAYRMRLTNDILSFRDPDGQAVATNNGQTLHQGMEVSASAAPVRELQVRLAYSLARHELQHWLAADNLDLSGNEMDVAPRHTWNAELSYAPAVLRGGTLALEWLGMSGYWVDRANTKWQEGYDVFHLRVSAPVTRRIELFGRLINITDRLYATQVFDGFGDIDRFYNPEQPRALYAGMRARF, from the coding sequence ATGACGTGCAGGCTCTCGAGCATCGTTCCGCGGGTCAGTCGCGTGAGACCACAGCGGATCATCGGGCTGATAGTGCTCGTCCTGCTCGTGGCGGTGTACATGCTTCCGGCCCATGCCCAGACCCGGACCAGTGGTGCCGTGCTCGAAGGGACGGTCGTCGCGGCCACGAGCGGTGAGCCGCTCGAGGGCGTGAGGCTCCTTATCGTGGGTGGGCGTCATCAGGTGCTCACGGACCAAGGAGGTCGCTATCGCATCACGGGCCTCCCGCCGGGCGCGGTCACGGTGACGGTCCGGCGCACCGGCTACCTGCCGGTGCGGGAGACGCTCGAGACTCCTGCGGGCGGCACCGTGAACCGCTCCTTCGAGCTGGAGGAGGAACCTAGCTTGATCGAGGAGGTGACGGTCACGGCCACTCGAGAAACGGAGGAGATCCGGGACTTGCCCATGTCGATCGGCATCGTCTCCCGTGAAGAGACGCAGCGGATCCGCGCCACGGACCCGGCACAGGTGCTGAACCGCGTGGCAGGTGCGCACATCGTGCCCTTCGAAGACATGGCGACGCACAATGCCGTGCGGCAGCCGCTGTGCTGCCGCGCCACGCTCCTGGTCTCGGAGGATGGCGTCCCATTGTCGTCACCATCCTTCTACAGACATAGCGTGATCAACTGGGTCGATCTCGTGCACGCCGAGCGTGTGGAAGTGCTGAAAGGACCGGGAACCGCCATCTACGGGAGCGACGCCGTGAGTGGCGTGATCAACGTCATCACGGTGGACCCGCCCGTGAGCCCCTCGGGCGACGCATCCGGCGAGCTGGGGCCCTACGGATACCGGCGAGCGACGGTCGGGGCCGGTGGCACGTTCGGCGGGCACGGACTCCGGGTGGATGCGGCCTTCGCCCGCTCAGACGGCCGAAGGGAAAACCCAATGGAGCGGCAGGATATCAGCCTCCGTTGGACGACGGCGCTCCAAGACCGCGCGCACTTCCGGACGTCACTGGCCTTTGGCAACGTGAACGGTATCGGAAACGATGATCAGACGCCGGAGGAGTTCTTCAGCCGGAGCACATTCAACCCGTACCCAATCGCGAAGAACGACGCCACCGTCGCACGGGCGTCGACCACGTATCGACAGGCGGCGGGGAGCACGTCGTGGAGCATTGCGCCGTTCGCACGCTGGATGGACACGCCTCTGATCCCAGCCTTCACGCTGGCGACGAACCCCGTGGTCCGCGAGACTGAGCTCTCCTCGGGCGGCGTGCTGGCGCAGGTTCGACACGCGCTCCCAAAGCTGCGTACTGTGTGGACCACCGGAATCGACATCGATTACACGGCCGGGCGGCGACGTGAGCCTCGCATTACGCCCGTCGTCGAGAGCGATGGTCAGGGCAGGGAGATCTGGAGCGACTTCGCCGTCGATGTCGAGGAGCCGCGATACGATTATCGATGGACGTACGCCGGCTCCGCGCTCTACACGCAGCTCGACATCCTGCCGACGGAGCGGCTCCGGCTGAACGCAGGTGTCCGGTTCGATCGCGCACGGTATAGTTACACGAACCGCCTGCCGGTCGTGACGACCGGGTCATTTCGGCGCCCACCGGACAGCGACCGTCGCTACTCGCGCCTCACGCCGAAGCTCGGCCTCACCTACCGCCTCTCCGAACAGGTCACGCTATTCGGTGCACACCGGCATGGCTTCCGGGTCCCTCTCGAGGATCAGCTCTTCAAGCAGGGCGCGTCGGAGAACACACTCGACCTCGAGCCGATTGATGTGGTCTCTTCCGAGCTCGGCGTTCGGGCACGCGTGATGCAGCGATTGCAGGTCGAGGCAACGGCGTATCGGATGCGCTTGACCAACGACATCCTCAGCTTTCGCGACCCGGACGGCCAGGCCGTCGCGACAAACAATGGACAGACCTTGCACCAGGGAATGGAAGTGAGCGCCAGCGCGGCACCGGTGCGAGAGCTGCAAGTGCGTCTGGCGTACTCGCTCGCCAGACACGAGCTCCAGCACTGGCTCGCCGCCGACAATCTCGACCTCAGCGGAAACGAGATGGATGTCGCGCCCCGGCATACGTGGAACGCCGAGCTGAGCTACGCGCCCGCCGTGCTCAGGGGCGGTACGCTCGCTTTGGAGTGGCTCGGCATGAGTGGGTATTGGGTGGACCGGGCCAACACCAAGTGGCAGGAAGGTTACGACGTGTTCCATCTTCGCGTCAGCGCTCCGGTCACCCGTCGCATCGAGCTGTTCGGTCGCCTGATTAATATCACCGACCGCCTCTATGCCACACAGGTCTTCGACGGGTTCGGCGACATCGACCGCTTCTACAATCCAGAACAGCCGAGAGCGCTCTATGCCGGCATGCGCGCGCGGTTCTGA
- a CDS encoding MFS transporter, which produces MRAFHMTWFAFFLCFFAWFGIAPLMAVVRDELGLTRAQVGNTVIASVAVTIVARLFIGWLCDRLGPRVTYTWLLILGSLPVMGIGLAQTYETFLLFRLAIGVIGASFVITQYHSSVMFAPNVVGTANATTAGWGNLGGGVTQIVMPLLFTTLVAMGLGDFWSWRLSMVVAGLVCMATGVAYHVLTQDCPEGNYRDLAGAGAPSGARGGGFREASSDPRVWALFVIYGACFGVELTINNIAALYFMDYFDLGLRTAGVVAGLFGLMNLFARTLGGVLGDRAGLTWGLRGRVTWLAVALAGEGVTLMLFSQMTGLAAAIATLILFSLFVQMSEGATYAVVPFVNPGALGSVAGIVGAGGNCGAVLAGFLFRTEALSWPHALFILGGLVLASAGLTVFVRFSDAAEAAARQDLASAPEAA; this is translated from the coding sequence ATGCGCGCGTTCCACATGACGTGGTTCGCATTCTTCCTCTGTTTCTTCGCATGGTTTGGTATCGCGCCGTTGATGGCCGTGGTCCGTGACGAGCTGGGCCTGACCCGAGCACAGGTGGGCAACACCGTCATCGCTTCCGTGGCCGTGACCATCGTCGCGCGCCTGTTCATCGGCTGGTTGTGTGACCGACTCGGCCCGCGTGTGACGTACACGTGGCTGCTCATCCTGGGCTCGCTCCCGGTGATGGGTATCGGCCTGGCGCAGACGTACGAGACCTTCCTGCTGTTTCGCCTGGCGATCGGCGTCATTGGCGCCTCGTTCGTCATCACGCAATACCACAGCTCGGTGATGTTCGCGCCGAACGTCGTCGGCACGGCCAACGCAACGACCGCCGGATGGGGCAACTTGGGAGGCGGCGTGACGCAGATCGTGATGCCGCTGCTCTTCACGACGCTCGTTGCCATGGGACTGGGCGACTTCTGGAGTTGGCGGCTCTCGATGGTGGTGGCCGGCCTGGTCTGCATGGCGACCGGCGTCGCCTACCACGTCCTCACCCAGGATTGTCCCGAAGGGAACTACCGGGACCTCGCCGGCGCCGGCGCCCCGTCCGGCGCGAGGGGGGGCGGGTTCAGAGAGGCGTCCAGCGATCCACGCGTGTGGGCGCTCTTCGTGATCTACGGCGCGTGCTTCGGCGTCGAGCTGACGATCAACAACATTGCCGCGCTGTACTTCATGGATTACTTCGACCTCGGCCTGCGGACGGCTGGCGTCGTGGCCGGCTTGTTCGGTCTGATGAACCTCTTCGCGCGCACCCTGGGTGGCGTCCTCGGTGATCGTGCGGGCCTCACGTGGGGCCTGCGAGGACGCGTGACGTGGTTGGCGGTCGCGCTCGCCGGCGAAGGTGTGACGTTGATGTTGTTCTCGCAGATGACCGGTCTCGCCGCGGCCATCGCCACGCTCATCCTCTTCAGCCTCTTCGTCCAGATGTCCGAAGGGGCGACCTACGCGGTCGTCCCCTTCGTCAACCCCGGCGCGCTCGGCTCCGTCGCGGGGATCGTGGGCGCCGGCGGAAACTGTGGCGCGGTTCTGGCGGGGTTCCTGTTCCGCACAGAGGCGCTGTCATGGCCCCACGCGTTGTTCATCCTTGGCGGCCTGGTGCTGGCGTCGGCGGGTCTCACGGTGTTCGTCCGGTTCTCGGACGCGGCGGAGGCCGCTGCGCGGCAGGACCTGGCCTCGGCACCGGAGGCAGCGTAA
- a CDS encoding DUF3526 domain-containing protein, with amino-acid sequence MMILPLLLIAATSPLLAADREGVLPLLVSQGTPLGRLAAVRMCVRGGPVLGFALASVIGIGILGTSADAAAEGEPGLRLSLVAAAILAYGLFWLGLAAWLDARVRRSGTTTLALVGTWLGTAVIVPALLHATAVTWYPVPSRADLEEAVREVQQEVWSGSDERILAAFFDEYRDIDPDTVGSLERFMIYQMRALLESEARVQRIEERYARDRAAQAGFLRVARFLSPALMMQHAFEEAAGAGSERRRRFNAQLAEYVAAWRAYFIPKIYYRVPIRELTKTPRFQFVEEDAADIARAAMLDIVMMLLAGAGGLAMAWRAYRQTSVT; translated from the coding sequence ATGATGATCTTGCCGTTGCTGCTCATCGCGGCAACGTCGCCGCTCCTGGCCGCCGATCGTGAGGGTGTGCTGCCGCTGCTCGTCTCCCAGGGGACCCCGCTTGGTCGGCTTGCCGCTGTGCGGATGTGCGTCAGGGGCGGGCCGGTGCTGGGTTTCGCGCTCGCGAGCGTCATCGGCATCGGCATCCTCGGCACGTCCGCGGATGCCGCGGCGGAGGGGGAGCCTGGCCTCCGGCTGAGCCTCGTCGCGGCGGCGATCCTGGCCTACGGTCTGTTCTGGCTCGGCCTCGCCGCGTGGCTCGACGCGCGCGTGCGGCGGTCGGGCACGACAACGCTGGCCCTCGTCGGCACGTGGCTTGGCACCGCCGTGATCGTGCCCGCCCTCCTGCATGCGACCGCTGTGACGTGGTACCCCGTACCCTCCCGGGCCGATCTCGAGGAAGCCGTGCGAGAGGTGCAGCAGGAGGTGTGGTCAGGCTCGGACGAGCGCATTCTGGCGGCCTTCTTCGACGAGTATCGCGACATCGATCCCGACACCGTTGGATCCCTCGAGCGCTTCATGATCTATCAGATGCGCGCGCTCCTCGAATCGGAGGCGCGCGTCCAGCGCATCGAAGAGCGTTATGCGCGCGATCGAGCGGCGCAGGCCGGGTTCCTGCGCGTCGCCCGCTTTCTCTCGCCTGCGTTGATGATGCAACACGCGTTCGAAGAAGCAGCGGGGGCCGGCTCCGAGCGTCGCCGCCGCTTCAATGCGCAGCTGGCCGAGTATGTGGCTGCATGGCGCGCCTACTTCATCCCGAAGATTTACTACCGCGTGCCGATTCGCGAGCTTACCAAGACGCCGCGCTTCCAGTTCGTCGAGGAGGATGCCGCCGACATCGCACGTGCGGCCATGCTCGATATCGTGATGATGCTCCTCGCTGGTGCAGGCGGTCTCGCTATGGCGTGGCGCGCCTACCGACAGACGAGCGTCACGTGA
- a CDS encoding DUF4406 domain-containing protein — MILIAGPYRSGTDGDPSRIDANLRALESYALPLYRAGHIPMIGEWVALPIARVAGSRQPDDELSEEFLYPVASRLLERCDAVLRVPGASKGADEDVRLAQERGLPVYYDLRDVPVFRKA; from the coding sequence ATCATCTTGATCGCCGGCCCCTACCGCTCGGGCACCGATGGCGACCCATCCCGCATCGACGCGAACCTCCGCGCCCTGGAATCGTACGCGCTGCCACTCTATCGTGCTGGGCACATCCCGATGATTGGCGAATGGGTCGCCCTGCCAATTGCTCGTGTCGCCGGCTCGCGGCAGCCTGACGACGAGCTGTCGGAGGAGTTCCTGTATCCGGTGGCGAGCCGTCTCTTGGAGCGCTGCGACGCGGTGCTCCGCGTTCCCGGGGCATCCAAGGGGGCCGACGAGGATGTTCGGCTGGCGCAGGAGCGGGGTCTCCCGGTCTATTACGACCTGCGAGATGTGCCGGTTTTTCGGAAAGCGTGA
- a CDS encoding DeoR family transcriptional regulator, with amino-acid sequence MLTRQRKQLILERLRRDGQIVAKAISQELHLSEDTIRKDLRELAQEGRLQRVHGGALPASPAVADYAGRERLATAGKAAIGRAAARVIQPGQVVILDGGTTALQVARHLPPDLRATVVTHSPTIAVALVEHAAVEVVLIGGKLFKHSIVAVGAAAIEAIARIRADVYFMGVTGIHPEAGLSTGDLEEAHVKRALLRSAAETMVLASTEKLNAASSYVIVPIGEASGLIVEPDTPATVTEPYEQLGLTITRA; translated from the coding sequence ATGCTCACGCGCCAGCGCAAGCAACTCATCCTTGAAAGGCTCCGCCGCGATGGCCAGATCGTTGCCAAGGCCATCAGCCAGGAGCTGCACCTCTCCGAGGACACCATTCGCAAAGACCTCCGCGAGCTCGCCCAGGAAGGCCGTCTCCAGCGCGTCCACGGCGGCGCATTGCCGGCCTCACCAGCCGTCGCCGATTATGCCGGCCGCGAACGTCTCGCCACCGCCGGCAAGGCCGCCATCGGCCGCGCGGCCGCTCGCGTAATCCAGCCCGGTCAGGTTGTCATCCTCGACGGCGGTACCACGGCGCTGCAGGTCGCGCGTCATCTGCCGCCGGACCTGCGCGCGACGGTGGTGACGCACAGTCCGACGATTGCCGTGGCGCTGGTCGAGCATGCGGCGGTGGAAGTCGTGCTGATCGGCGGGAAGCTCTTCAAGCACTCGATTGTCGCGGTGGGCGCCGCCGCCATCGAGGCGATCGCGCGGATCAGAGCCGACGTCTACTTCATGGGGGTGACCGGCATCCATCCCGAGGCGGGCCTCAGCACGGGGGATTTGGAAGAGGCGCACGTGAAGCGCGCCCTGCTGCGCAGCGCCGCGGAAACGATGGTTCTCGCGTCCACCGAGAAGCTCAATGCCGCCTCATCGTATGTGATCGTGCCCATTGGCGAGGCGAGCGGCCTGATCGTCGAGCCGGACACGCCGGCGACCGTCACGGAGCCGTATGAACAACTTGGGCTGACCATTACGCGCGCCTGA
- a CDS encoding ATP-binding cassette domain-containing protein → MLEAVDLTKQYNGVTALDRLTLTVSPSEVFCLLGANGAGKTTTINLFLNFIPPTSGRACINSLDVTTHPLETKKYVAYIPETVMLYRNLTGLENLEYFSALAGHDHYSRDDLLRFFDEVGLARDAAARRVGTYSKGMRQKVGIAIALAKRAKALLLDEPTSGLDPKAANEFSSLLGKLSGQGVAVLMATHDLFRAKESGTRVGIMKHGRLVAEMPTSEIGHTDLERIYLEHMHD, encoded by the coding sequence ATGCTGGAAGCGGTCGACCTCACGAAGCAGTACAACGGCGTCACCGCGCTGGATCGCCTGACACTCACCGTGAGCCCGAGCGAGGTGTTTTGCCTGCTGGGCGCAAACGGCGCAGGCAAGACGACGACGATCAATCTGTTTCTGAACTTCATCCCACCAACCTCGGGCCGCGCGTGCATCAACAGCCTCGACGTCACCACGCATCCGCTCGAGACCAAGAAGTACGTGGCGTACATTCCCGAGACGGTCATGCTCTATCGCAACCTCACGGGACTGGAGAACCTCGAATACTTCAGCGCCCTCGCGGGCCATGATCACTACTCGCGCGACGATTTGCTCCGGTTCTTCGACGAGGTTGGATTGGCGCGCGACGCTGCCGCGCGGCGTGTCGGCACCTACTCCAAGGGGATGCGGCAGAAGGTGGGCATTGCGATCGCGCTGGCCAAGCGGGCGAAGGCGCTGCTGCTCGACGAGCCGACATCGGGTCTGGACCCAAAGGCGGCCAACGAGTTCTCGAGCCTGCTCGGGAAGCTAAGCGGGCAGGGTGTCGCCGTCCTCATGGCCACACACGACCTCTTCCGCGCCAAGGAGTCCGGCACGCGCGTCGGCATCATGAAGCATGGGCGGCTCGTGGCGGAGATGCCAACGAGTGAGATCGGACACACGGATCTGGAGCGGATCTATCTCGAGCACATGCACGACTAA